Part of the Leifsonia soli genome is shown below.
TCGCCGCGTGCGCTCGTCGGGAATGCCCGTGTCACCATCGGTGTGCGAGCACTCGTCGCCAACACGGGCCGCACGATGCTCGCAGCCTCCGCAACGGCGGTCCTCATCAATGGGTTTCCGTTGGTGCTGTCGTTCTTCTCCGGTCCGGCGAACCACTCCGACCTGGGATCGCTCGTCCTGGCGGTGACTCTCACCCGGGCGCCGATCCTGGTGCCGCTCACCGCACTGTCCAGCTTCCTGGTCAGCAGGTTCTCTCATCACCCCGAGCGTGCGGCACGTACGATGGCCTACCTGTTCGCGGGGATCGCCGTTGTCATCCTCGTGCTGTGCGCCGTAGCGTGGCTGATCGGCGAACCCGTGATGCATCTCCTCTTCGGACCGGAGTTCGACCTGTCGGCGGGCGTGCTGGTGGCGCTCATTGCGTCCTCTGGACTCATCGGCGCGCTCTTCGTCAGTGGCTCTGCAGTGCTCGCCCGGAATCTGCACGGGCTCTACGCGCTGGGCTGGTTGGCAGCCTCCGTCGTCACCCTCGCGTTGCTGTTCGTGCCGTTGCCACTTGCAGGCCGCGCCGCGCTCGCCCTCGCCGCCGGGCCCGCCGTCGGCCTTGCTGTGCATCTCATCGGCCTGCGGGTGGTCGGCGACGGCGTCAGCTCGCGTCGCGGTGCGGCAGCCGCAGCCGCCAGCTCATCCCCTGGGACGCCTTGATCGTGCAGATGATCAGCAGCATCCAGCCGGACTCCACCAGGATCGAGCTCTCGAACACACTCGTGACGAGCAGGGCGACCAGTACGAGCGGGGCCCAGGCGTAGACGACGCTCCGACGATTGGATGCGAGGAGCCAGGAGCGGCTGAACGCCAGCGCGATCAGGACGATGAACAGCAGCAGACCGATGATGCCGACCTGGAGGTACACGTCCAGATAGGCGTTCAGGCCGTCGGAGTGGTAGACCCCGGTGTTCGCCTGGATGGCCGTGAACGGGTAGAGGTCCGTCGGCCAGGCGCCGACCCAGCCCCATCCCACCGTCTGCTGCACCGGGATGAGCTCCCAGATCTGGATCCAGAGCTGGTAGCGCACCTGGAAGTCGGAGCGCGCGTTCAGGATGTCGATGACGCGCGTGCGGTAGATGTATGCGACGACGAGCACCGCGACGGTGAGGATGGCGAGCCCCCACTGATAGTACGGCCGCTGCTGCGCCCGCGCCTTGCGCATCAGATACAGCGCAAGCGTGGCGAGCCCGACGACGACCGACACGGCGGCGATCACGGGGGAGTGGGCGAGCAGGATGCACACGCCGGCGAGTGTGATGGAGTACGCGGCGACGGGCGGACGCACCGATCGGGTCCGGAGTTCGACGAGGAACGTCACGAACGCGATGAGGGCGACGATGCTGAGCTGGTTGCGGGTGCCGAACAGTCCCTGGATGGGACCGCCCAGCCCGATGTTGCCCTGGATGCCGAGGAAGCGGATGGGCGCGTCGAGCAGCAGTCCGCTCAGCACCTCGAGCGAGAGCGAGAGGGTGAGCAGGAACCGCAGGGCGTCGCCGACGACGCGGACGATCTGGATCGCGTCGCGCACGAGCGCGATGTAGACGGCGAGGAACGCGAAGATCAGCTGGTAGATCACCCCGGTGAGCGTCGCCCACTGGTACTGGCTCCACAGGATCGAGGCGGCGCACCATCCGACGAACACCAGGGCCGAGATCGGGAGCAGGCCGTGCCACTCGATGAGCCGCCACTGCGCCGCGAACGACAGGGCGGCGAGCACCACAAGCACCGCGAGGGCGCCGATCAGTCCTGGCCAGCCGATGAGACCGCGGATGGCGTGGGTGGAGAAGCCGGTGATCACCGCGAGCAACGCCAGGGTGGAGGTGAAACGGGCGGAGCCGAGGAACTCGATGGCCGCGGGCGGCACCAGGGTTCGACGGGGCGTTGCCATGCTCACAGACTACGGGGCGGGGGCGTTCGCCGCCCGCTTGGTGGCGACCGAGAGCGCCACCAGGAGCGCCCAGCCGCCCTCGATGAGGATGCGGCTCTCGGCGAAGCTCTGAGCGATCAGAGCGCCGAGCACCAGCAGGGGCAGTAGGGCGACCGCACGGTACGGCTGGTCGTCGGCGATCGTGGAGCGCGGGCGGTCGATCGCGAGGAACCAGGCCCGGCCGAACGTGGTGAGCACCAGCAGGATGAACACGACGAGTCCGACGATGCCGAGCTGCAGCCACACGTCGAGCCAGGCGTTGTGCGCTTGCAGGTACTCGACGCCGTTCCGGGTGGCGAGCCCGTCGAAGGGCTTCACCCACGGAGCCCAGTAGCTGACCCATCCCCAGCCGAACGCCGGGCGCTCTTGCGCCAGACGGGTGACCGCCGCCCAGATGTCCAGGCGGCCGGTCAGGTCCTCGCTCTTCCCGAACAGCGCGGGGATGCGCGAGGAGAACAGCGAGACGCCGACGATCGCAGCGGCGACCACGACGATCGCCACCAGGTAGACGGGCCCGCGCCGGTCGGGGCCCGCCCGGCGCGCCCACAGTGCGAAGCCGAGCACGACCGCGGTGACGAGGGCGGCCGCGATGACCGTCGCGGACCGGGTCAGTGCCAGGGTGAGGACGGCGACGACGAGCCATCCCAACGCCGAGCCGTGACGCGTCGTCCGGTCGGCGACCTGGATGCCGAACACGACGATCGCCAGGAGCGCGATCATGGCGAGCAGGTTGCTGTTGCCCACGATGCCCTGGACCGGGCCGCCGTGGAAGAGCAGGTCACGGCTCCAGTAGAAGGCCTGGGGCAGCTTCCCCTGCGGCACCGCGTAGACCGGAGTGAGGGGGAGGACCGGCTGCCGCACGAAGATCGCGACGACGAGCTCGAAGACCAGCGACAGCCCCAGGATCCAGCGGAACGCGTTGCCGAGCGCGCTGAGCAGTCCCGGCCATCCCAGCCGCAGCCCGAGGAAGACGCCGGCGATCGTCGTCACCAGCGTCGAGAGGGCGCCGAGGGCGCTGGCGCCCGGGTACGCCGACCAGGCGATCGAGACGACGGCCAGCGCCAGGAAGAGCACGAGGGTCTTCGGGGTGGTGCGCCAGCGGAACCGCGGACGCGACCGGATGATGAGCGCCGCGCTGACGACGGCGAGCACCGCAGCCAGGAGGAAGTAGCCGGGCCAGCTGATCGTGTTGCGCCAGAAGTCTCCGGCGAACAGGGTGAAGAGCACCAGTGCGGCGAACGCGTTCTCCGCCGTGCCCGTCGCGGTGCGCGCGAAGGCGATGCGGGCGGGGAGCGTGGCGCGGGGCGTTGTCACCTGGGAAGGATAGCCGACAGCCGCCCGCGATCCCCTCGGAGGCTCAGGAGTTCGGGTGCGCGACGAACACCGTGCCCCGGCCGGTGACGGTGAGCTCCGTCTCGTCGGTGATGACCGCGGCCTCCCCGCGCGCCAGGGTCACGGAGCCGGCGCGTCCGCGGAGTTCGACCTCGCCGTCGGTGACCAGCGCGATCGCGGTGCCCGGGAGGGCCACGGTGGCGGACGCGGTCGCGGCCGTCAGCGCGATGTGCTCGAGGGCGAAGTCGGGCACGTCCGGGCGGAAGGTCTCCACCCCGGCCGCCGGGTGCTCCGGCGCGAGCGGCGTCGCCCGGATCGGCGTGAAGTCGAGCACGCTCACCAGTTCGGGCACATCGATGCGCTTGCGGGTCAGTCCGCCGCGCAGCACGTTGTCGGAGGCGGCCATGAGCTCGATGCCGAGACCGCGGAGGTACGCGTGGATGTTCCCGGCCGGCAGGTAGAGCACCTGCCCGGGGCGCAGGGTGGCGCGGTTGAGCAGCAGTGCGAGCACGATCCCCGGGTCGCCGGGGAACGCGTCGTCGAGCATGCGTACCGTGTCCGCGTCGCGGTCGTCGGGGAGCGCACGTGCCGCGCGGACCACCTCGGCGACGAGGAGGTCGACCTCCGGGTCCTCGCCGAGAAGCCACTCGGTCGCCCGCCGCAGCACGGCGCCCGGCTCGCCGACGAGGGTGCCGGCAAATCCGGCGAGGACGGCGCCCCCGGTCGTGGCCGCGGCGAGACGCTCGAAGGCGGCGCGGCTCTCCTCCGGATCGCGGAAGCCGCACAGCGCCTCGAAGGGGTCGCTCAGGGCGAAGATGAGCTCCGGCTTGTGGAACGGGTCCTTGTAGTTGCGCTCCGCCGAGTCGGCCGGAAGCCCCGCCGCGTTCTCCCGATCGAAGCCGGCGCGGGCCTGCTCGGGGGAGGGATGCGCCTGCAGCGACAGCGGTCCTGCGGCGGCCAGCACCTTCAGCAGGTAGGGGAGGTTCTTCGTCCGCTCCCAGGAGGCCAGGTCGGCCGCCCCGTCTGCGATGGCGGGATCGAGCACCCGCGCGGGAGAGCCGGGATGCGCGCCCAGCCACAGCTCCGCCTCCGGTCCGCCGCTCGGCCGCGTGCCGAGCAGGCCCGCGATCGCGGTCGTGGAGCCCCACGCGTAGTCGCGCGGGGTGTTGCCGATGCGCACAAACATCCGTCGCCGTCCCTTTCGTTCCGTTGGACCAAACTACCAATCGCTTTGTCCGCGCCGTGCCGGGTCCTTAGGCTGGCGGCGGCCCGACCATCCCTGTGGACGCACTGGAGCACACATGCCCTTCGAGACCATCGCCGGCGACTTCTACGGCTTCGAGACCCTCCTCTCCGACCGGGAGAAGGACTTCATCACCACCCTGCGCGCACAGCTGGAGTCCGAGGTGAAGCCGATCGTCAACGAGTACTGGGAGAAGGCGGAGTTCCCGCACCAGATCATCGACGTGCTGCACCGCAACGGCGCGATCGGCCTCGGTTTCCCGGAGACCGCCCCGTTCGAGAACTCGGCGGTGTTCCGCGGCTGGGTCGCGCTGGAGCTGGCCAGGGTCGACGCGTCGGTGAGCACCTATGTCGGCGTGCAGAACGGCCTCGCGCTCGGTGCGGTCGGCGTCTGCGGCTCGGACGAGCAGCGGGCGGAGTGGCTGCCCAAGCTGGCGAGCGGCGAAGTGCTCGGAGCGTTCGGGCTGACGGAGCCCACGTCCGGCTCCGACTCGGCGCAGGGGCTCAAGACCGTGGCGACGCGCGACGGCGGCACCTGGATCCTGAACGGCTCGAAGCGCTGGATCGGCAACGCCACCTTCAGCGACATCACCGTGATCTGGGCGAAGAGCGCGGAGGACGGTCAGGTCAAGGGCTTCATCGTCCCCACCTCGACCCCGGGCTACACGGCGACGAAGATCGAGGGGAAGCAGTCCCTCCGCATCGTGCAGAACGCCGACATCACGCTCGAGAACGTCGTCGTGCCCGAGTCGCTCCGGCTGCAGAACGCGAACAGCTTCAAGGACACGGCCCGCGTCCTCCGCCTCACCCGCGCCGAGGTCGCCTGGGCCGCGGTCGGCGTCGCGGTCGGCGCCTACGAGGCCGCGCTGCGCTACACGAAGGAGCGCGTCCAGTTCGGCAAGCCGATCGCCTCCCACCAGCTGATCCAGGACCTCCTGGTGAAGTCGCTCGGGAACATCACCGCGTCGATCGGCCTGTGCACCCGCGTCTCGCAGATGCTCGACGACGGCGAGCAGCGTGACGAGCACTCCGCCCTGGCGAAGGCCTTCGCGACGGCACGCATGCGCGAGACGGTCGCCTGGTGCCGCGAGGCCCTCGGCGGCAACGGCATCGTGCTCGACTACGACGTCGCGCGGTTCTTCGCCGACGCCGAGGCGCTCTACTCCTACGAGGGCACGCGCGAGATGAACACGCTCATCGTCGGCCGGGCGATCACCGGGCAGGCCGCGTTCGTCTGAGCCCCTCCACGTCCTCCGTCGGAAACGGAGGACGTCCCTCCCACACGCGCGCCGGACTCCTCCCTTCCTGAACATTGAGGCGGTTATCGTCCCTCTTCACCTCCCTTTTTTCCGCGAGTCGGCACGAGCGAACTCGCATCTCCCGCTGCGCTGAAAGGGAGGATGTCGCGCTCGACACGCCGGGGATGGTCGGGCAAGGGAGGACAGCGGCGGGAGGCGGGCCGGGAAAGCCTCCGTTTCTCCGGCCGATAGGGTGGGCGAAGGCCGGATGAGGAACGAGGAGGACCCCCGTGGCGTGGTTGGTGACCGGAGGCGCAGGCTACATCGGAGCGCACGTCGTGCGGGCGTTCCGCGACGAGGGGATCGACGTCATCGTCGTCGACGACCTGTCGAGCGGTCATGAGGAGTTCGTCCCGGAGGATGTTCCGTTCTACCGGGGCACCATCCTCGACGCCGAGCTGCTCGCGCGCATCTTCGCCGAGAACACCGTCAGCGGTGTCGTGCACGTCGCCGGCTTCAAGTACGCGGGCGTCTCCGTCCAGCGTCCGCTGCACACCTACGAGCAGAACGTGACGGCGACCGCGGTGCTGCTGGGGGCGATGCAGGACGCGGGCGTCGACGCCATCGTGTTCAGCTCCTCCGCGGCCGTCTACGGGACGCCGGACGTCGACATCGTCACCGAGACCACGCCGAAGAACCCCGAGTCGCCCTACGGGGAGTCGAAGCTGATCGGGGAGTGGCTGCTTCGCGACCAGGGCGTCGCAGCCGGTCTGCGGCACACCTCTTTGCGCTACTTCAACGTGGTCGGATCGGGCGATCCGAGCCTGCGCGACACCAGCCCGCACAACCTGTTCCCGCTGGTGTTCGACGCACTGGTCGCCGGGCGAACGCCGCGCATCAACGGGGACGACTATCCGACGCCGGACGGCACCTGCGTGCGCGACTACATCCACGTCGCCGACCTCGCCGTCTCCCACGTCGCCGCCGCGAAGCGCCTCGACGCGCACGACACGATCGAGCCGGTCTACAACCTCGGGAGTGGCGACGGCGTCTCCGTCGGGCAGATCATGGCGACCGTCGCCGAGGTGACGGGAATCGCCTTCACCCCAGAAGTGGGGCCTCGACGGGCGGGGGATCCCGCGAGGATCGTGGCATCCGGAGAGCTCGCATCCCGCGATCTCGACTGGAAGATGCGCCACTCGCTCGAGGACATGGTGCGCAGCGCCTGGGAAGCACGCCAGGCGGCGTCCTGACACCGCTCCCCGGCACACCCGTCAACCGGGCGTGTCGGGATTGTTGTCGTTCTCCGGCGCGTCGCGAACTCTCGACCAGCGGTCAAGGCTTTACGATTCGCGACTTGACGTGAGCGAATGACAACGGTGTAATTAGGGCAACGCGGGAATCTCGTGTTTCAGCAGTTCATGGGTGGGGAGACCGATATGCCAGTTCCTGAATATCGTTCTGGGGTACCCGACGACTGGTTCATCGACCCGGTCCGGCTCGGGGTCCCGGGCGTCCGTCCGGCGGAGGTCGAAGACGACAATCCGCTCGCGTGGCAGACCGACGCTCTGTGCGCCCAGACGGATCCGGAGGCGTTCTTCCCGGAGAAGGGCGGCTCCACCCGCGACGCGAAGCGCATCTGCACCTCCTGCGAGGTGCGCTCGCAGTGCCTCGAGTACGCCCTCGCCAACGACGAGCGCTTCGGGATCTGGGGCGGACTCTCCGAGCGCGAGCGCCGCAAGCTCCGCAAGCGCGCCGTCTGACCCGGCCGCCGAAACCACGCCGCGCCCGACCCAAAGACGGGATCGGCGCGAGGCCGACCTAGGCTGACTGGCGATGTATCCGAGAGTCACCGCCATCGTCGTCGCCCACAGCGGCGGCCCCCGCCTGCAGCGCACTCTCGACGCCCTCGCGGAGCAGACCCGTCGACCGGACGCCGTGATCGCCGTCGACTGTGCGACGTCGGACGACGCTGCGCGCCTGCTCGCCGAGTCCCGGCCCACCCAGTTGCTCAGCGTGCCGGAGAAGCTGCCGTTCGGTGCGGCCGTCGCCACCGCCGTCCGCGTCCTTCCCCCCGCATCCGACGCCGGGCAGCTCCTCTGGCTCCTGGCGCAGGACACCGCTCCGGAGCCGCAGGCGCTGGAGGCGCTGCTCGCCGCTCTCGAGGTGTCGCCCTCTGTCGCCGTGGTCGGACCCAAGCTGGTGGACTGGGACGACCCGGCGCTCATCCGCGAGTTCGGCGAGGCGATGACGCCGTTCGGCGCCTCGGTTCCTCTCGTCGAGAACGAGCTCGATCAGGCGCAGCACGACGGCCTCAGCGATGTTCTGGCCGTCTCGAGCGCCGGGATGCTCGTCCGGCAGGCGCTCTGGGAGCGGCTCGACGGCTTCGACCCGGCCCTCCCGACCGTGGACGACGGCCTCGACTTCTGCACGCGGGCCCGCCTCGCCGGGTTCCGCGTCACCCTCGTCGCCCAGGCGCGCGTCGCCATCGCGGGCGACGGTGTCGCGGGCCCGAACCTGTCGTCCAAGTGGACCGTGCGCCGCCGTCTCTCGGGGGAGCGCCGCAGAGCCCAGCTGCACCGCCGGATGGCCTACGCTCCCGGCTGGGCCGTCCCGCTGCACTGGCTGACCCTGGTGCCCCTCGGCATCCTGCGCGGGCTCGTACGCCTGCTGCGCAAGGAGCCCGGCTCCGTCGGCGGAGAACTCGGCGCCGCCTTCCGGGTCGCGTTCTCCGGCATGGCGGTGGGCAGCGCCCGCCGCAGGCTCGCATCCGCACGCGAGGTGGGCTGGGCGGCGGTGGCTCCGCTGCGCATCCCCTTCCCCGAAGTTCGCCGCGCGCGTGCCCTCAAACGCGAAGCCGCGATGGTGCGCCAGCAGGGCGAGAAGCAGGACCTCGACTTCTTCGGGACGGGCGGTGGATGGGCGGTGCTCGCCGCGCTCCTCGTCGGCGTCGCCCTGTTCTTCCCGCTGATCGGCTCTGGCGCGCTCGCGGGAGGCGGACTCCTCCCGCTCGACACCTCGGTCGGCCAGCTGTGGGCGAACCTCGGGTACGGCTGGCGCGACGCCGGCCTCGGCTTCGTGGGCGCCGCCGACCCGTTCTCTGCGGTGCTCGCCGTGCTCGGAACGCTCACCTTCTGGCAGCCGTCGCAGTCGCTCGTCCTGCTCTGGGTCCTCGCCGTCCCGCTCGCGGCGCTCGGAGCCTGGCTGGCGGCAGCGCGGCTGACGACCCGCGCCACCCTGCGCGCCTTCGCCGCTCTGGCCTACGCCCTCGCGCCGACCCTGCTGGTGGCGCTGCAGGGCGGGCGCCCATCGGCCGTGCTCGCGCACATCCTGCTGCCCTGGCTGTTCTTCGCCGGCCTGGCCGCTCGCCGTTCGTGGGCGGCCAGCGCCACGACGGCCCTGCTCGCAGCGGCGACCGCCGCGTGCGCGCCCGTCCTCATCCCCGCTCTCGTGATCGCCTGGATCGCCGCGATCGTCTTCGCCGGCCGTCGCGCCGCGCGGATCGCGTTCATCCCGTTGCCCGCCGTCGTGCTGTTCGCGCCGCTCGTCTGGCAGCAGGGAGCACGGGGAGCGTGGCTGTCGATCTTCGCGGATCCCGGCGTTCCGCTGGATGCACGCCAGACGCCGGCCTGGCAGCTCGCGCTCGGCTTCCCGGACGGCGCCCTCGGCGGCTGGCACGCGCTCGCCACGTCGCTGCATCTTCCTTCGGCGTCGGCCAGCCTGATCGTCCCGATCCTGCTGGCGCCCCTCGGCGTGCTGGCCATCCTCGCGCTGTTCCTGCGGGGGACGGTCCGCGCGATCGTCGCCCTGCTCGTCGCCCTCGCCGGCTTCCTGACGGCCGTCGCCGCCCTCCATGTGCAGATCGCCGTCTCGGGTGCGACCGTCGTGCCGATCTGGCCGGGCAGCGCGGTGAGCCTGTACTGGCTGGGGCTGATCGCCGCGGCCGTGCTGGCCCTGTCCGCCGTCGGACGTGCCGCCGTCTACCCGGCGTGGGTCGCGATCGTCACACTGACCGTCGCGATTGTTCCGGTCGGAATCGCCACCCTCACCGGCCATTCCGACGTCCAGGAGAGCGACGGCCGCACCATGCCCGCCGTTGTCACGGCGAAGGCGGCGACCCAGCCGCGCACCGGGACGCTGCGCATCGTCCCGCAAGGACAGGGCGGCATCCGCGCGGAGATCGTGCGGGGGAGCGGTCAGACGCTCGACGACCAGTCGACGCTTGCCGACACCCAGCGCTCGATGACAGCCGACCAGCGGGCGCTCGCTCAGCTGGCCGGCAATCTCGCCTCGCGCAGCGGGTACGACGCCTCCGCACAGCTGAAACGTCTCGGAATCGACTTCGTCCTGCTGACTCCCACCGAGACGGCCCTCCCTGGTCAGGACGACGCCGCCGGCGTCGCCACACGATCGCGCGCAGCCGTCGCGATGGATGCGAACCCCCTGCTCGCGCCCGTGGGCATCACCTCCTCCGGCCGGCTCTGGGCGTTCGACCGCGGGACCTCCGATCTCCCGGCCGCCGCGCAGATCCCGGCCGACGCCGGCGGCATCTGGCGCGTGCTCGTGCTGCTCGTCCAGGGCATCGTCATCGGTGTCACCGTGCTGATGGCCATCCCCACCACCCGGTCCGCCGACCGGGTGTCGGAGCTGTCCGCCCGCCGACCGGAGCGGCGACGCGACGACGAGACCGCGGTCGAGCCCGACGACGAGCCGGAGGAGCCGGCCGTCGCCGACGGCGTGGCGGCCGAGAGCCTCGACGAATACGAGGCGGAGCCCGACGACGAGGCGGTCGTGGAGTCCGCCGAGGTCGACGACGTCCCCGAAGTCGAGCCGGTCGCAGAGGTCGAGCCGGTCGCGGAGTCCGAGCCGGTCGCAGAGCCGGAGCCGGTCGACGAGGCCGAGCCGGTACCCGAGCCGGAGACGGCCGCGGAGCGTCCGGAGGATGCGCCGGCGTCCGCCGAGGACCCGGCCGCCCCCTTCGACGAACCCGGCGTCCACGACACCGATCGCCCTGTCGAGCGGGACGTCGAGCGTGTGACGACGCCTCCCGCGCCGACGACGCTCGAAGACGGACTGGAGGAGACCATCATCCGACCCCGACGAACCTCCGACGGAGGCGACCGTGGCTGACCGCAGAGGCCTCGCCCGCATCGGCGTCCGCGCGGTCGGCGGGGTGATCGGCGTCGGCATCGCCGTCGCGGCGGTCGCGGGGGCGACCCTGCTCCCCCTCCCGGACTTCGCGATCGGGGCCCCCGCCCAGACCGTCACCCCCGTGCCCGCCGATCAGCAGCGTGTCTGCCCCGGCCCTCTCCTCCAGCTGGCGGCAGACGCCGGAGAGGCCACTCGCCCGAGCGCCGTCGGCACCCCCACCTTCGCGTCCGCCGCCGACGACGCGGACGTGGACATCACCTCCCTGAAGCCCGATGCGGACACGGCGTCGCGGGATCAGGCTCCGCAGGTCGCCTCCGTCGCGACTCCGCGGAACGCGACGAAGCCGCCCCTCTTCGCGGCCGCTCAGATGCAGAGCGCGGACGCCGACGATCTGGCCGGCCTGGCGGCCGCCGCCTGCGCGGAACCCGCAGCCGATACGTGGCTGGTCGCCGGCTCCACGGCTCTCGGGCAGACCAGTCTCGTGCTGCTGAGCAACCCGAGCGAGGTCGACGCGACCGTCGACCTGACGGTCTTCACCGAGACCGGGGCCGTCGACGCCCCCGGTGCGGCGGGGATCCTCGTCCCGGCTCGGTCTCAGAAGGTCGTGCCGCTCGCCGGCCTCGTCCCGTCCGCGGCGGCGACCGTCGTGCGTGTGCAGACCACCGGCGGCCAGGTCGCCGCCACGCTCCAGCAGAGCTTCGAACAGGGCATCCAGCCGCGAGGGGCCGAGCTCGCCGGCCCGACCGGCGGTCCCGCGCGGCAGCAGATCGTTCCCGGCGTGACGATTACCTCCACGGACGCCATCCAGGGCGAGCAGTCGGCCGAAGGCGTAGGGTTCGCCTTCCCCGTCGTGCGGTTGCTCGCCCCGGGGCAGGCCGACGCGCAGGTCACCGTCGGGGCCGTCGGAGAGACGGGGACGGCCGTCGGCAACTCGTACGCGACCACGGTCAAGGCCGGACAGGTCGCCGAGATCCCGCTCGATCACCTCAAGGACGGCAGCTACACGGTGACGGTGAACTCCAACGTTCCCGTGGTCGCCTCCGTCCGCACCTCTGTGATCGGTACGAAGGCGCGCGATTTCACCTGGTTCGCGTCGGCGCAGGAGTTGCAGGACGACCTGCTGGCGTCCATCCCCTCCGGGGCCGATGCGACCATCCACTTCGCCAACGCCGGCGAAGCGGACACGACGGTCACGGTGTCCCGCACACGTCCGGGAGGCACGCCGACGAAGATCGTGGTTCCCGCTGAAGGGGGATCGCACGCCCGTCTCGGCCCCGGCGCCTACGGCATCACGGGTGCCGACGGGCTGCGG
Proteins encoded:
- a CDS encoding DUF5719 family protein; this translates as MADRRGLARIGVRAVGGVIGVGIAVAAVAGATLLPLPDFAIGAPAQTVTPVPADQQRVCPGPLLQLAADAGEATRPSAVGTPTFASAADDADVDITSLKPDADTASRDQAPQVASVATPRNATKPPLFAAAQMQSADADDLAGLAAAACAEPAADTWLVAGSTALGQTSLVLLSNPSEVDATVDLTVFTETGAVDAPGAAGILVPARSQKVVPLAGLVPSAAATVVRVQTTGGQVAATLQQSFEQGIQPRGAELAGPTGGPARQQIVPGVTITSTDAIQGEQSAEGVGFAFPVVRLLAPGQADAQVTVGAVGETGTAVGNSYATTVKAGQVAEIPLDHLKDGSYTVTVNSNVPVVASVRTSVIGTKARDFTWFASAQELQDDLLASIPSGADATIHFANAGEADTTVTVSRTRPGGTPTKIVVPAEGGSHARLGPGAYGITGADGLRGSVSFAADGRASSFALSPPGPLAAPITVYPN